One genomic segment of Intestinimonas butyriciproducens includes these proteins:
- a CDS encoding LysR family transcriptional regulator: MEIRQLQYFIEIVRRKGFTAAAAALYTTQPGLTKSIKQLEDELGVCLIDRNKRVFKLTEEGQVFYERAQDICSRIDDLYSVMRDTSANVSGRVNIGTVTIASVFFRELEASFSSRFPDAYLNILEMTSREIKNAVLAHRCDIGFAVLPVAEKPNAALEIKVISSDAMVGVMHKEHPLAKQKHLTIEDLRDEPLLLFNDDYQPHQMLMDMCIRHGFRPKVVGTAPRAYLLMRMVSNRRGISILPQPYIEEYLVPELVSKPFQPPISRQLAIIYDRNRYMPRVVQELLKFSEAYFDKTIHSFVRQRSEVF; this comes from the coding sequence ATGGAAATCAGACAGCTTCAGTATTTCATCGAGATCGTCCGGAGAAAGGGCTTCACAGCCGCCGCCGCTGCGCTGTATACGACTCAGCCGGGACTCACCAAATCCATCAAACAGCTGGAAGATGAATTGGGGGTCTGCCTCATCGACAGGAACAAAAGAGTATTTAAGCTGACGGAGGAGGGACAGGTCTTTTATGAGCGGGCCCAGGATATCTGTAGCCGTATCGACGACCTGTACAGCGTGATGCGGGACACGTCGGCAAATGTATCCGGGAGGGTCAACATCGGCACAGTCACCATAGCCAGCGTATTTTTTCGGGAGTTGGAGGCCAGCTTTTCCTCCCGCTTTCCGGATGCCTATCTGAATATTCTGGAAATGACTTCTCGCGAGATCAAGAATGCCGTGTTGGCACACAGGTGTGACATCGGGTTTGCCGTGCTCCCGGTGGCGGAGAAGCCAAATGCCGCATTGGAGATAAAAGTGATCAGTTCAGATGCGATGGTCGGCGTCATGCACAAAGAACACCCTCTGGCAAAGCAAAAGCACCTTACCATTGAGGATCTGCGCGACGAGCCACTTCTTCTGTTTAACGATGACTATCAGCCCCACCAAATGCTGATGGATATGTGTATCCGGCATGGATTCAGGCCAAAGGTTGTCGGCACTGCGCCGAGAGCCTACCTGCTGATGCGTATGGTGAGCAACCGGCGTGGGATCAGCATCCTGCCCCAGCCTTATATAGAGGAATACCTGGTGCCGGAGTTGGTGTCGAAGCCTTTCCAGCCGCCCATTTCCCGCCAGCTCGCCATTATCTATGATCGGAACCGATATATGCCCCGTGTGGTACAGGAGCTGCTGAAGTTTTCTGAGGCATATTTTGATAAAACAATCCACAGTTTTGTACGGCAGAGGAGCGAGGTATTTTGA
- a CDS encoding enoyl-CoA hydratase/isomerase family protein has product MEHLDFIKVDIVEEGIAVVTLNRPPVNAFNLQMYRELHKAFQFTDDPANNVRCVVVCAEGKMFSPGNDVNDFADDSTYQVANYSDVVAEGLDSVMLSKVPVVVAVNGACAGAGFCIPAVADVVVATEKAKFGITELNVGIIGGAAEASYCLPPKVVSYMSLTGRMMSARDMEKYSFVHKIVPEEQLMDEAMDIARAIAAHPPIGLRYSKEVLLKIFEPDVLAEKVEFAAEKNRAHKKTADFKEAVSAFLEKRKPRFQGK; this is encoded by the coding sequence ATGGAACACCTGGATTTTATCAAGGTCGATATCGTCGAAGAGGGGATCGCCGTCGTTACCCTGAACCGCCCCCCTGTCAACGCTTTCAATTTACAGATGTATCGTGAACTCCACAAGGCCTTCCAGTTCACCGACGACCCCGCCAACAACGTGCGCTGTGTCGTTGTCTGTGCAGAGGGTAAAATGTTCTCCCCCGGAAATGACGTCAACGACTTCGCCGACGACAGCACCTATCAGGTGGCCAACTATTCCGACGTGGTGGCCGAAGGGCTGGATTCCGTTATGCTCTCCAAGGTCCCCGTGGTCGTTGCCGTAAACGGCGCCTGTGCGGGTGCCGGCTTCTGCATTCCCGCCGTAGCGGATGTCGTGGTCGCCACCGAGAAGGCCAAGTTTGGTATCACTGAGCTTAATGTGGGTATCATCGGAGGCGCCGCGGAAGCAAGCTACTGCCTCCCGCCAAAGGTCGTGAGCTATATGTCTCTCACCGGCCGCATGATGTCCGCCAGGGATATGGAAAAATACTCCTTTGTCCATAAGATCGTCCCCGAGGAACAGCTTATGGACGAGGCCATGGACATTGCCCGCGCCATCGCGGCCCATCCGCCCATCGGCCTGCGCTACTCCAAGGAGGTCCTGCTCAAAATTTTCGAGCCCGATGTCCTGGCTGAAAAGGTGGAGTTTGCCGCCGAAAAAAACCGCGCCCACAAGAAAACGGCCGACTTTAAGGAGGCTGTAAGCGCCTTTTTGGAAAAAAGAAAGCCCCGCTTCCAGGGGAAATAA
- a CDS encoding YfcC family protein — MEQMPNASTEVKKPKKFKIAFPHTYLILVALCALAVILTNVLPSGVFDRERNADGRTVVIAGTYHEVEANPIPFIKLPVKIHEGMQAGADLLMFMLIMGGSFGILNEAGAVNFFICNSLARAMRGKEKLFIPILLFVMSMGGITFGMAVEAVAFIPAVIALSIALGYDSILGLAIVFLGSNAGYTAGIYNPFNVGVAHSLAEIPLYEGAWYRWIFLFVLLMIASIGLMRYADRIKKDPTKSLVYKDPDSESWRSVQSSGRKATIQEYLGLFIFLGGFALIIWGCVSQGWWFGEISAAFFWMAVLTGIIFRFTPNKMCRLFCSGMSDIAVGAGSVGFARAIAVILADGVIMDTIVYYLAMPLQYLPGIVQAAGMQVAQTIINLGLPSGSAQATATMPIIIPLADLLGVSRQTAVFAFQCGDGISNGIIPTYTTLIAMMAAAKIPFQKWLKLAFKIVAVQWLAGMAMTIIATLIHY; from the coding sequence ATGGAACAAATGCCCAATGCCTCCACGGAGGTTAAAAAGCCAAAGAAATTCAAAATTGCATTTCCCCACACCTATTTGATTTTGGTTGCGCTTTGCGCTTTAGCTGTAATCTTGACCAATGTTTTACCCTCCGGTGTATTTGACCGTGAACGAAATGCGGATGGTCGGACGGTAGTTATCGCCGGAACCTATCACGAGGTTGAGGCAAATCCGATTCCTTTTATCAAGTTGCCGGTTAAAATTCATGAGGGCATGCAGGCCGGCGCTGACCTATTGATGTTCATGCTCATTATGGGTGGTTCCTTTGGCATTCTAAATGAGGCCGGTGCGGTAAACTTTTTTATTTGTAATTCCTTAGCACGTGCAATGCGAGGAAAGGAAAAGCTTTTTATCCCCATCCTTCTTTTCGTCATGTCCATGGGCGGTATTACCTTCGGTATGGCTGTAGAGGCCGTCGCTTTTATCCCGGCTGTCATTGCGCTGTCTATAGCTCTTGGCTACGACAGTATCCTAGGATTGGCAATTGTCTTTTTGGGCAGCAATGCCGGATATACTGCTGGCATTTATAATCCCTTCAATGTGGGCGTAGCACATTCTCTAGCAGAAATTCCGCTTTACGAGGGTGCTTGGTATCGTTGGATCTTCCTTTTCGTGTTACTGATGATTGCAAGCATAGGATTGATGCGTTATGCAGACAGGATAAAAAAAGATCCCACCAAGAGTTTGGTGTACAAAGACCCAGATTCCGAGAGTTGGCGTTCTGTGCAGAGCAGCGGACGTAAGGCCACTATTCAAGAATATCTTGGATTGTTTATTTTCTTGGGCGGCTTTGCTTTGATTATTTGGGGCTGCGTCTCTCAAGGATGGTGGTTCGGCGAAATTTCCGCCGCTTTCTTCTGGATGGCGGTCCTTACAGGAATTATTTTTCGATTTACGCCTAACAAGATGTGTCGCCTATTCTGCTCTGGAATGTCGGACATTGCAGTTGGAGCTGGTTCCGTCGGCTTTGCTAGAGCAATCGCAGTCATTCTGGCAGACGGCGTAATTATGGATACAATCGTCTACTATCTGGCAATGCCGCTCCAATACCTGCCCGGTATCGTACAGGCCGCTGGTATGCAAGTCGCTCAGACCATCATTAACTTGGGCCTCCCATCCGGCTCAGCCCAAGCTACGGCTACTATGCCGATCATTATTCCTCTGGCGGACCTTCTGGGCGTTTCGCGTCAAACAGCAGTATTTGCGTTCCAATGCGGAGATGGTATCTCCAATGGTATTATTCCGACCTATACTACCCTAATTGCAATGATGGCCGCAGCCAAAATCCCATTCCAGAAGTGGCTCAAGCTAGCTTTTAAAATTGTAGCAGTTCAATGGCTTGCGGGTATGGCAATGACTATCATTGCGACCTTAATTCATTATTGA
- a CDS encoding enoyl-CoA hydratase-related protein has product MNGEQVLALGLAPDCVPQTLLLQRAKAVAEELHDRRPLALMLAKKLLYAVLSTSQECVILMKKLSLCVLLDSADKDEGIRSFLEKRWPVFTGY; this is encoded by the coding sequence TTGAATGGAGAGCAGGTTTTGGCCCTTGGCCTTGCTCCAGACTGCGTTCCGCAGACGCTTCTGCTCCAGAGGGCCAAAGCCGTCGCAGAGGAACTGCACGACAGAAGGCCGCTGGCCCTGATGCTTGCCAAGAAATTGCTCTACGCCGTTCTCTCCACCAGTCAGGAGTGCGTAATTCTGATGAAGAAACTCTCCTTGTGCGTCCTGCTGGACAGCGCAGATAAAGACGAGGGCATCCGTTCCTTTTTAGAGAAACGCTGGCCCGTTTTTACCGGCTACTAA
- a CDS encoding acetyl-CoA hydrolase/transferase family protein — MNRFAEEYASKKVTIQDVLHMIQSNDLIWTSYNGLEPQSFFRELHTIKDRVEHVTVRHAGLWKNYEFVSSPEMKGHFDVISSFYDEFARACHDYQISSYMPIHLHNGVARCLEDRHINMFVGMVCPMDEHGYVHFSLNAYNEMDTVFRSDVVVMLVNKNLPVVGGDNLVHISDIDYIVEVEDPLITIEGSQPGETEMKIGANVASLVEDGSTIQLGIGNIPNAVGTYLAEKNDLGVHTEMITSIIADLSESRVITGKKKTINRGKIVGSFALGNQRLYEYLDHNPEIALMSGSYVNDPRVICQNDRMVSINSCLQVDLTGQICSESMGHVQYSGTGGAADFAVGASHSKGGKSIVAVKSTAKKGTVSTIQPLLTPGAVVSISRNDIDYIITEYGIAKIKGKSIAERVENLIHIAHPKFRDELRQKAKDYKIW; from the coding sequence ATGAACCGATTCGCGGAGGAGTACGCTTCCAAAAAGGTGACCATACAGGATGTCCTGCATATGATCCAATCCAATGATCTCATCTGGACCTCCTATAACGGTCTGGAGCCTCAGTCGTTCTTCCGGGAACTCCACACCATAAAAGACAGGGTGGAACATGTCACCGTGCGCCACGCCGGACTTTGGAAAAACTATGAATTTGTCTCCAGCCCAGAAATGAAGGGCCATTTTGATGTTATCAGCAGCTTTTATGATGAATTTGCCCGCGCCTGCCATGATTACCAGATTTCCAGTTATATGCCGATCCACTTGCATAACGGCGTAGCTCGCTGCCTGGAAGACCGCCACATCAATATGTTCGTCGGTATGGTCTGTCCGATGGACGAGCACGGCTACGTCCATTTTTCCCTTAACGCGTACAACGAAATGGACACCGTCTTTCGTTCTGACGTGGTGGTCATGCTGGTCAATAAAAATCTTCCCGTGGTCGGGGGCGACAACCTCGTCCACATCAGTGATATCGACTACATAGTGGAAGTGGAGGATCCGCTTATCACAATCGAAGGCAGTCAGCCCGGGGAAACGGAAATGAAGATTGGGGCCAACGTCGCCTCGCTGGTGGAGGATGGTTCCACCATTCAACTCGGCATCGGGAATATCCCCAACGCAGTGGGGACCTATCTCGCCGAAAAAAATGATTTGGGCGTACACACGGAAATGATCACCAGTATTATTGCGGACCTTTCTGAATCCCGTGTGATCACAGGGAAAAAGAAAACCATCAACCGCGGGAAAATCGTGGGAAGCTTCGCCTTAGGCAATCAGCGGCTTTATGAATATCTTGACCACAATCCTGAAATCGCGCTGATGTCCGGCAGCTATGTCAACGACCCCCGCGTGATTTGCCAAAACGACCGGATGGTCTCCATTAACTCCTGCCTCCAAGTCGATTTGACCGGTCAGATCTGCTCGGAGTCCATGGGGCATGTCCAATATTCCGGTACCGGGGGCGCCGCTGATTTTGCCGTCGGCGCCTCCCACTCCAAAGGCGGGAAATCCATTGTGGCGGTCAAATCTACCGCAAAGAAAGGAACCGTCTCCACCATACAGCCCCTCCTCACCCCCGGTGCCGTAGTGTCCATCAGCCGGAATGACATCGACTACATCATTACGGAATATGGAATCGCAAAGATCAAGGGAAAGAGCATTGCTGAACGCGTAGAAAACCTGATCCATATTGCCCACCCCAAATTCCGGGACGAGCTGCGCCAGAAGGCCAAGGATTATAAGATTTGGTAA
- a CDS encoding 3-hydroxyacyl-CoA dehydrogenase family protein produces MKIDALKKVCVAGAGQMGRQIALTIALHGYDVYLTDSVPAALAQTDTWSRDYLDGRVSKGKMTSEQADAARARFHLVPTLQQAAAGSQIVIEAILEDREIKRSFYFELGGIVGEDTILASNSSYMVSSLFQDCVKTPSRLANMHFFNPALVLKLVEVVKGEHTAPDTVELIVEFAKKIGKTPIRVNREIDGFVVNRVLRAIRDEAYFLVEEGVCTPEDLDIGVELGLNHPMGPFRLLDLTGIDLNYMSMEQRWKDTGIKPHGYDIAKQMYESHLWGRKTGKGFYTYGET; encoded by the coding sequence ATGAAGATTGATGCGCTCAAAAAAGTGTGCGTTGCGGGCGCCGGCCAGATGGGGCGGCAAATTGCGCTCACCATTGCCCTTCACGGGTACGACGTCTATCTGACCGACTCCGTCCCTGCCGCGCTTGCGCAGACGGACACTTGGTCACGGGACTATTTGGACGGTCGGGTATCCAAGGGAAAGATGACATCCGAGCAGGCAGATGCGGCACGCGCCCGCTTTCATCTGGTCCCCACGCTGCAACAGGCCGCCGCTGGATCTCAAATTGTGATAGAAGCCATCTTAGAAGACCGCGAGATCAAGCGCTCGTTCTATTTCGAACTCGGCGGCATCGTCGGGGAAGATACCATTTTGGCGTCCAATTCCAGCTATATGGTCTCCTCCCTCTTTCAAGACTGTGTTAAAACCCCTTCCAGACTGGCCAACATGCATTTTTTCAATCCCGCTTTAGTCCTGAAGCTGGTAGAGGTGGTCAAAGGAGAACACACCGCGCCGGACACCGTGGAGCTCATTGTGGAATTTGCAAAGAAAATCGGTAAAACACCGATCCGTGTCAATCGGGAAATCGATGGTTTTGTGGTCAACCGTGTTCTGCGTGCCATCCGGGATGAGGCTTACTTTCTGGTGGAAGAGGGTGTCTGCACACCCGAAGACCTAGACATCGGTGTGGAACTAGGGCTCAATCACCCCATGGGTCCCTTCCGCCTTTTGGATCTGACCGGGATCGATCTCAATTATATGTCCATGGAACAGCGCTGGAAGGACACAGGCATCAAGCCCCACGGTTATGATATTGCTAAACAGATGTACGAATCCCACCTGTGGGGTCGAAAAACTGGAAAGGGATTCTATACGTATGGTGAGACATAG
- a CDS encoding alpha/beta-type small acid-soluble spore protein — protein MSSSNNSNQPVVPSAREALNKFKMEAAQEVGVNLKQGYNGDLTSREAGSVGGQMVKKMIEAYENGMK, from the coding sequence ATGTCTAGCTCTAATAATTCTAATCAGCCTGTCGTGCCCAGCGCCCGCGAGGCCCTGAACAAGTTTAAGATGGAGGCTGCTCAGGAAGTCGGCGTGAACCTGAAGCAGGGCTATAACGGCGACCTGACCAGCCGCGAGGCCGGCTCTGTTGGGGGCCAGATGGTCAAGAAGATGATCGAGGCCTACGAGAACGGCATGAAGTAA
- the sleB gene encoding spore cortex-lytic enzyme, with amino-acid sequence MGKHRKRLLWSLALIFGLNILIITLVQTAQAATYRQGSSGQAVRTIQEKLVRWGYFDGPVDGIYGSKTEAAVKKFQQKNGLTADGVTGTATLKALGMTTTENGASSSQSNSVDLLARVISAEARGEPYSGQVAVGAVILNRVSHPSFPNTIAGVVYQPGAFSCMDDGQIDQPVAESSIRAAREALNGADPSGGAIYYFNPSTATSGWIWSRPLIKVIGNHRFCS; translated from the coding sequence GTGGGGAAACACAGAAAGCGGCTTCTCTGGTCGCTGGCCCTCATCTTCGGGCTCAACATTCTGATCATTACCTTGGTCCAGACCGCCCAGGCGGCTACCTACCGGCAGGGCTCCTCCGGCCAGGCGGTACGCACCATTCAGGAAAAGCTGGTGCGCTGGGGCTATTTTGATGGGCCAGTGGATGGCATCTATGGCTCCAAAACAGAGGCAGCCGTAAAGAAATTTCAGCAGAAAAACGGCCTTACCGCCGACGGTGTGACGGGGACCGCCACGTTGAAAGCGCTGGGCATGACGACCACGGAGAACGGTGCCTCCTCCAGTCAGAGCAACAGCGTGGATCTGCTGGCCCGTGTCATCTCGGCGGAGGCCAGGGGCGAGCCCTACAGCGGCCAGGTGGCGGTGGGCGCCGTGATCCTCAACCGGGTGAGCCACCCCTCCTTCCCCAACACCATCGCGGGAGTGGTCTATCAGCCGGGCGCCTTCTCCTGCATGGACGATGGGCAGATCGACCAGCCGGTGGCCGAATCCTCCATCCGGGCCGCCCGGGAGGCGCTCAACGGCGCCGACCCCAGCGGCGGAGCCATCTATTATTTTAATCCCAGCACCGCAACCAGCGGCTGGATCTGGTCCCGTCCCCTCATCAAGGTCATTGGAAACCACCGTTTCTGCTCATAA
- the rpsR gene encoding 30S ribosomal protein S18, with protein MPMDRERPRGRKRRKVCSFCVDKVEHIDYKDAAKLRRFVSERSKILPRRTTGTCAMHQRQLTQAIKQARQIALLPFVTD; from the coding sequence ATGCCTATGGATAGAGAGCGTCCCCGCGGCCGCAAGCGCCGCAAGGTTTGCAGCTTCTGTGTGGATAAGGTCGAGCACATCGACTATAAGGACGCGGCCAAGCTGCGCCGGTTTGTCTCCGAGCGGTCCAAGATCCTGCCCCGCCGGACCACCGGTACCTGCGCCATGCATCAGCGCCAGTTGACCCAGGCCATCAAGCAGGCCCGTCAGATCGCCCTGCTGCCCTTCGTCACCGACTAA
- a CDS encoding single-stranded DNA-binding protein, which translates to MLNKIFLQGRLVADPEMRHTPSGVAVASLRLAVDRDFKDKETGEKKADFINVVAWRSTAEFVSRYFTKGRMAVVEGRLQIRDYTDRDGNKRTAAEVVADNVYFGDSKRDAEGGGYGGYGGGYSAPAPSAPVPPPAYAAPAGGDQFAELDDDDGELPF; encoded by the coding sequence ATGCTCAACAAAATTTTTCTTCAGGGCCGCCTGGTGGCGGACCCTGAAATGCGGCACACCCCCTCGGGGGTAGCCGTGGCATCCCTGCGGCTGGCCGTGGACCGGGACTTCAAGGACAAGGAGACCGGGGAGAAGAAGGCGGACTTCATCAATGTGGTTGCCTGGCGCTCCACCGCCGAGTTTGTCTCCCGGTATTTCACCAAGGGCCGTATGGCCGTCGTGGAAGGCCGTCTCCAGATCCGGGATTACACGGACCGGGACGGCAATAAGCGCACCGCCGCAGAGGTAGTGGCCGACAACGTCTATTTTGGCGACTCCAAGCGGGACGCCGAGGGCGGCGGCTACGGCGGTTACGGCGGCGGCTACTCCGCCCCAGCGCCCAGCGCGCCCGTCCCCCCTCCGGCCTACGCCGCCCCCGCGGGCGGGGATCAATTCGCCGAGCTGGACGACGACGACGGCGAACTCCCGTTTTGA
- the rpsF gene encoding 30S ribosomal protein S6, whose product MAKINGNYEVAYILKPELGEEATAALVAKFKAMAEARGTVAEVDEWGKRRLAYPIDDLNEGYYVFMTFTADAAFPAELDRVMRITDGVMRSMIVCKDE is encoded by the coding sequence ATGGCAAAGATCAACGGCAACTACGAGGTGGCATATATCCTCAAGCCCGAGCTGGGCGAGGAGGCCACCGCCGCGCTGGTGGCCAAGTTCAAGGCGATGGCCGAGGCCCGGGGAACCGTGGCCGAGGTGGACGAGTGGGGCAAGCGCCGGCTGGCCTATCCCATCGACGACCTGAACGAGGGCTACTACGTGTTCATGACCTTTACGGCTGATGCCGCGTTCCCCGCCGAGCTGGACCGCGTGATGCGGATCACCGACGGCGTGATGCGCTCCATGATCGTCTGCAAGGACGAATAA
- a CDS encoding DUF4179 domain-containing protein gives MNRNEEYWALVAELGETPPALDGTVERARVRARKARAGRWLGIPAASLAGAASAFILLVNCSMPFAMACRRVPFVRALAEAVAVDPSLKAAFENDYIQPVGQTRTADGVTLSVEYLIVDERQLNVFYTLGWDGENALEAQPALLAQDGEHLEGYAATWGSPGEELQEKDYRVATFYFVEGSLPDRLTLRFDVRDAGYPKAGQGAAESRAAPADGPWPEETPQDRPAAMASFDFPLTIDTGLIGPGRTVRAEQWIELDGQRLRVDGLSIDPTQMVLTLSDDPNNTAWLTGLDCYVADEKGNRYEKGGVSFGSAEGEHFWPNYTLESPYFTGGEAFTLVITGCSWLDKDRTQVTLDLETGEADWLPEGLFVESIERRGEDVYLSLRNDGQGTSFQWYYYDPEGGEHEWGGYSMSAVDRDEDGWCEENTEYRVLRDYGWDSVKLALSTNRRIELETPLEVPLF, from the coding sequence ATGAACCGAAACGAGGAATACTGGGCCCTGGTCGCAGAACTGGGGGAGACGCCGCCTGCGCTGGACGGCACCGTAGAGCGGGCCCGTGTCCGGGCCCGTAAGGCAAGGGCGGGCCGCTGGCTGGGAATCCCCGCGGCCTCCCTGGCCGGGGCGGCCTCCGCCTTCATTTTACTGGTGAACTGCTCGATGCCCTTCGCCATGGCATGTCGCCGTGTGCCTTTTGTCAGGGCGCTGGCGGAGGCCGTGGCCGTGGACCCCAGCCTGAAGGCAGCCTTTGAAAACGACTACATCCAGCCCGTGGGCCAGACCCGGACCGCCGATGGCGTCACCCTGTCGGTGGAGTATCTCATCGTGGATGAGAGGCAGCTCAATGTGTTCTATACGCTGGGCTGGGACGGGGAGAACGCCCTGGAGGCGCAGCCGGCGCTGCTGGCGCAGGATGGGGAGCATTTGGAGGGCTATGCCGCCACCTGGGGCAGTCCGGGGGAGGAGCTGCAGGAGAAGGATTACCGCGTTGCCACCTTCTATTTTGTGGAGGGCAGCCTTCCTGACAGGCTGACGCTGCGCTTTGACGTGCGGGACGCCGGCTATCCCAAGGCGGGACAGGGCGCGGCGGAGAGCCGGGCCGCTCCGGCGGACGGGCCCTGGCCGGAGGAGACCCCGCAGGACCGCCCGGCTGCGATGGCCTCCTTTGACTTTCCCCTGACCATCGATACCGGACTCATCGGACCCGGGCGGACGGTGCGGGCGGAGCAGTGGATCGAGCTGGACGGTCAGCGCCTCCGGGTGGACGGACTGTCCATCGACCCCACGCAGATGGTCCTGACCCTCTCCGACGACCCCAACAACACCGCGTGGCTGACCGGCCTGGACTGCTATGTGGCAGATGAGAAGGGGAACCGCTATGAGAAGGGAGGCGTCTCCTTCGGGAGCGCGGAGGGGGAGCACTTCTGGCCCAACTACACCCTGGAGAGCCCCTATTTCACCGGCGGGGAGGCATTCACTCTGGTGATCACCGGCTGCTCCTGGCTGGACAAGGACCGGACCCAGGTCACCCTGGACCTGGAGACCGGGGAGGCCGATTGGCTCCCGGAGGGACTTTTCGTGGAGAGTATCGAGCGCCGGGGGGAGGACGTGTATCTGTCCCTGCGCAACGACGGCCAGGGGACCTCCTTCCAGTGGTACTATTACGATCCGGAAGGCGGAGAGCATGAGTGGGGCGGCTACTCCATGAGCGCCGTAGACCGGGACGAAGACGGCTGGTGCGAGGAGAACACGGAATACCGCGTCCTGAGGGACTATGGATGGGACAGCGTGAAGCTGGCGCTTTCCACCAATCGCCGGATCGAGCTGGAGACCCCGCTGGAGGTCCCGCTTTTTTAA
- a CDS encoding sigma-70 family RNA polymerase sigma factor → MTEQEYAVRADAMKGKLYGMALLYLGSASLAVDAVDEAVYKGLRACEKLREEQFFGTWLTRILINVCNAELRRHRREVSVAELPETAQEDFDALPLRDAVGRLPRELKEVIILRYFSGLTLAETARALDIPQGTAATRQRKALRLLRLELVDGEEVGA, encoded by the coding sequence GTGACGGAACAGGAATACGCCGTCCGGGCCGACGCCATGAAGGGGAAGCTCTACGGCATGGCCCTCCTCTACCTGGGCAGCGCCTCCCTGGCGGTGGACGCGGTGGACGAGGCGGTCTACAAGGGCCTGCGCGCCTGCGAAAAACTGCGGGAGGAGCAGTTTTTCGGCACATGGCTCACCCGTATCCTCATCAATGTCTGTAACGCGGAGCTGCGGCGGCACAGACGCGAGGTATCCGTGGCGGAGCTCCCGGAGACGGCACAGGAGGACTTCGACGCCCTCCCCCTGCGGGATGCGGTGGGCCGGCTCCCCAGAGAGCTCAAGGAGGTCATCATCCTGCGGTATTTTTCCGGACTCACCCTTGCGGAGACCGCCCGCGCCCTGGACATCCCCCAGGGGACGGCGGCCACCCGGCAGAGAAAGGCGCTCAGGCTCCTGCGCCTGGAGCTTGTGGATGGAGAGGAGGTGGGCGCATGA
- the mutY gene encoding A/G-specific adenine glycosylase, which produces MKELDRLPIPLLAWYRENARVLPWRPAPGGGALGDPYRVWVSEIMLQQTRVAAVLDYYRRFMAALPAVADLAAVEEDRLMKLWQGLGYYNRARNLQKAARQIMADHGGVFPGTYEGLLSLAGVGEYTAGAVASIAFGLPIPAVDGNVLRVVARLTGDAGDITKPETKRRMRGALEAVIPAGAPGDFNQAMMDLGAMVCLPNGAPLCARCPARGFCRALLENQTGELPVKAPKRARRVEARTVYLIFRRGRVALRRRPEKGLLSGLWEYPNEPGGGPALLEEWGVTPLRLERGGTARHVFTHIEWQMEALIAQAAEDALPEGWVWAGREALRTLYAVPSAFQGFAHLVEEQVCE; this is translated from the coding sequence TTGAAGGAGCTTGACCGTCTGCCCATTCCGCTTTTGGCGTGGTATCGCGAAAACGCCCGTGTTCTGCCCTGGCGCCCCGCCCCCGGCGGAGGCGCGCTGGGGGACCCCTATCGCGTGTGGGTGTCGGAGATCATGCTCCAGCAGACCAGGGTGGCGGCGGTTCTGGACTATTACCGCCGCTTTATGGCCGCACTGCCCGCCGTGGCCGATCTGGCCGCGGTGGAGGAGGACCGGCTGATGAAGCTGTGGCAGGGGCTGGGCTACTACAACCGGGCCCGCAACCTCCAAAAGGCCGCCCGCCAGATCATGGCGGACCACGGGGGCGTCTTCCCCGGCACCTACGAGGGCCTGCTGTCCCTGGCCGGCGTGGGGGAATATACCGCCGGTGCGGTGGCCTCCATCGCCTTCGGCCTGCCGATTCCCGCAGTGGACGGGAACGTGCTGCGGGTGGTCGCCCGCCTCACCGGAGACGCGGGCGACATCACAAAGCCCGAGACCAAACGCCGGATGCGCGGGGCCCTGGAGGCCGTGATCCCGGCGGGCGCGCCCGGGGACTTCAACCAGGCCATGATGGACCTGGGAGCCATGGTCTGCCTCCCCAACGGGGCGCCGCTGTGCGCCCGGTGTCCGGCACGCGGGTTCTGCCGGGCGCTGCTGGAGAACCAGACGGGCGAGCTGCCGGTGAAAGCGCCCAAGCGTGCGCGCCGGGTGGAGGCGCGCACGGTCTACCTCATCTTCCGCCGGGGCCGGGTGGCCCTGCGGCGCAGGCCGGAAAAGGGCCTTCTCTCCGGGCTGTGGGAGTACCCCAACGAGCCCGGAGGCGGCCCCGCCCTCCTGGAGGAATGGGGTGTCACGCCGCTGCGGCTGGAGCGGGGCGGAACGGCCAGGCATGTCTTTACCCATATCGAGTGGCAGATGGAGGCCCTCATCGCACAGGCCGCGGAGGACGCCCTCCCGGAGGGCTGGGTCTGGGCCGGGCGGGAGGCCCTCCGGACTCTGTACGCCGTCCCCAGCGCCTTTCAGGGATTTGCCCATCTTGTGGAGGAACAGGTCTGTGAATGA